A segment of the Bacillus sp. es.034 genome:
CGATTATTTTAGAGGGTTGAATGACAGGGGAGTCGCGAAGGTAGTGACGTGGGGAAACATGGATATGAAGGTACTGCGCGATAACTGCGCGCAGTCGGGCGTACCATTTCCTTTCCAAGCTCAATTCGTCGATCTGTCCATGGAATATAAACGCTTCTTCGGTGATCAGAACCAGACGGGACTATGGAAGGCAGTTCAGGAGTATGGAAGGGAAGGCGTCGGAAAGCACCATAAAGCGTTGGATGACGCCCTCACCACCCAGCACATCTACAACCTGGTCGAAAAAGACAAAAAATACCTCGATAAAGCCGAACCCACCACCATCGGTGACCGGATCGACCTCTCCAAATTCTACAATCAGCTTGCATAAAAAGACGGGGACGGACCTCCAAATGAAGGTCCGTCCCCCGTCTTTTATTAAAATGTAAGGTTATACATCAGTTCGTATTCCCTTTGAATGGACTTCAGTGTTTCAAGACTCTTTTGTGCGTGTGGGGAACCGTCTTTTTCAAGTTCTTCCTTCAACGTTAAGTATGACTC
Coding sequences within it:
- the kapD gene encoding 3'-5' exonuclease KapD produces the protein MAKAEQLVFIDFEFSMPERHRVPKGFFPEIIEAGVVVVEYGKVSDTFSSYVKPTAFPKLTNRCKRFLSISQNEVDSGISFQCLIDYFRGLNDRGVAKVVTWGNMDMKVLRDNCAQSGVPFPFQAQFVDLSMEYKRFFGDQNQTGLWKAVQEYGREGVGKHHKALDDALTTQHIYNLVEKDKKYLDKAEPTTIGDRIDLSKFYNQLA